In Nocardia sp. XZ_19_385, the sequence GGGCCGCGGCGTGGGCCGCCCGGAATTCCAGCACTTGACGCGTCGGCAGCGCATCGCCGGTGCGTCCGAGACCGATGCGGGCCTGGGTACTGCGCCGCAGCTCCTGCCAGAAACTGTGCACCGCAGCGTTTTCCACGGGAGCGCTCATCGGGCACCTGCCAGGGCCCGTAGCGGCGAGGACAACGGCTCGACCGGAAGTATCCTCCCGGTGTGGTCCAGCATCCCCAGCCCCGACAGCCACGTCTCGAATTCCGGCGCGGGACGTAGACCGAGCACCCGTCGCGCGTACAGCGCATCGTGAAAACTCAGGCTCTGATAACCCAGCATCACGTCGTCCGCGCCCGGCACCGCGATCACGAACGCACAGCCCGCCGCGCCGAGCAGGGTGAGCAGGGTGTCCATGTCGTCCTGGTCGGCTTCGGCATGGTTGGTGTAGCAGACGTCCACCCCCATCGGCAGGCCGAGCAGCTTTCCGCAGAAGTGGTCTTCGAGCCCGGCGCGGATGATTTGCTTTCCGTCATAGAGGTATTCGGGTCCGATGAATCCGACGACGGTGTTCACCAGCAACGGGTCCAGGTCGCGGGCGACCGCGTACGCGCGCGCCTCCAGGGTCTGCTGGTCGACCGGTTTGCCGCCGGTCCCCAGGTGCGCGCCCGCCGAAAGCGCCGAGCCCTGACCGGTTTCCAGATACATCACGTTATCGCCGACGGTGCCGCGTCCCAGCGAGCGCCCGGCCTCGTTGGCCTCCCGCAGCAGCGAAATGTTCACGCCGAAACCGGCGTTCGCGCCTTCGGTACCCGCGATGGACTGGAACACCAGATCCACCGGCGCACCCGCCTCGATGAGCCCGAGCGTGGTGGTCACATGCGAGAGCACACACGACTGAGCCGGGATGTCGAAACGGGTCCGCACCTCGTCGAGCAGGTGCAGCAGGTCGGCGGTGGCCTGCGGCGAGTCGGTGGCCGGGTTGATGCCGATCACCGCGTCGCCGCAGCCGAGCAGCAGCCCGTCCAGTACCGCGGCGGCGATACCGCGCGGATCGTCGGTGGGGTGGTTCGGTTGGAGCCGGGTGCCGAGCCGTCCGGGCAACCCGATGGTCGTGCGGAATCCGGCGGTCACCTCGACCGCCCGGGCCACCGCGATCAGGTCCTGATTACGCATGATCTTGCTGACGGCGGCCACCATCTCCGGAGTCAGCCCGGGCGCGAGCGCACGCAACGTGGCCGCGGCCCGCTCCCCTGCCGCCACCTCCAGCAGCCGATCCCGGAGCCCGCCCACGCTCAGCTGCGAAATCGGCTGGAAGGCAACACGATCGTGGGAATCGATGATCAGCCGGGTGACCTCGTCGGTCTCATACGGCACCACCGGCTCGTTCAGGAATTCGGTGAGCGGCACCTCGGCCAGCGCCCACTGGGCGGCGGCGCGTTCGGCATCCGAACCCGCGGCGCACCCGGCCAACTCGTCGCCGCTGCGCAGCGGCGTCGCCTTCGCGAGCAGCTCGACCAAGCCGTCGAACCGATAGGTGACGCCGCCGAGAGTCTGTGTGTACCAGCTCATCCCAGCTCCTCTTCGGCGCGCGCCAGGACCGCGAACTCCTCGTCCGGCGAACTCGCCACCAGCCGATGGCGGCTGTACAGCGCGAAATAGAGCATGAACGCACAGAACGCGGCGAGCGTCCAGCCCGCCGCGACCGGATCGACCAGGAAGGTGGCAATGACCGCGCCGCACGCGATTACGAGCGCGAACGCGGTGGTCGCGATGCCGCCCGGCGTGCGGTACGGCCGCGGCATGTTCGGCTCCCGCACCCGGAGCACGATGTGGCTCACCATCATCAGCACGTAGCTGACCGCGGCCCCGAACACGGCCATGTTCAGCAGCATCGCGCCCTCGCCGGTCAGCGACAGCGCGAACCCGATGACGCCCGGCACGATCAGCGCCAGCACCGGCGCCTTGCGCGCATTGGTCACCGACAGGCTGGTCGGCAGGTATCCGGCCCGCGAGAGCGCGAAGGTCTGCCGCGAGTAGGCGTAGACGATGGAGAAGAAGCTCGCCACCAGCCCGGCCAGTCCGATGTAGTTCACCGCCCTGGCCGCCGCCCCGTCCCCGAGCGCCTCGACGAGCGGGTTGCCGGAGGTCGAAATCGCCTGCGCGCCATAGGCTCCGGTCGCCAGGACGAGCACGGCCGCACCGGTGACGAGCAGCACCAGCATCGAGATGATGATGCCCTTGGGCACGTTCTTCTCCGGTTCGGAGGCCTCCTCCGCGGCCAGCGGCACACCCTCCACCGCCAGGAAGAACCAGATCGCGAACGGCACTGCCGCCCAGATC encodes:
- the eat gene encoding ethanolamine permease, whose product is MTMDEATAAKPAPAQDYLAKRTLRSGSAGWVLLAGLGVSYVISGDFSGWNFGVAEGGFGGLLIAFVVIAGMYLAMVLGMAELSAALPAAGGGYTFARRALGPWGGFATGTAVLLEYAIAPAAIATFIGAYVESLNLFGITDGWWVYLAVYTLFIGIHLAGAGEALKAMFVITAIALAGLLVFAVAAWGIFDAGNLTDIPADPNAVGSSSFLPFGVFGIWAAVPFAIWFFLAVEGVPLAAEEASEPEKNVPKGIIISMLVLLVTGAAVLVLATGAYGAQAISTSGNPLVEALGDGAAARAVNYIGLAGLVASFFSIVYAYSRQTFALSRAGYLPTSLSVTNARKAPVLALIVPGVIGFALSLTGEGAMLLNMAVFGAAVSYVLMMVSHIVLRVREPNMPRPYRTPGGIATTAFALVIACGAVIATFLVDPVAAGWTLAAFCAFMLYFALYSRHRLVASSPDEEFAVLARAEEELG
- a CDS encoding ethanolamine ammonia-lyase subunit EutB, with the protein product MSWYTQTLGGVTYRFDGLVELLAKATPLRSGDELAGCAAGSDAERAAAQWALAEVPLTEFLNEPVVPYETDEVTRLIIDSHDRVAFQPISQLSVGGLRDRLLEVAAGERAAATLRALAPGLTPEMVAAVSKIMRNQDLIAVARAVEVTAGFRTTIGLPGRLGTRLQPNHPTDDPRGIAAAVLDGLLLGCGDAVIGINPATDSPQATADLLHLLDEVRTRFDIPAQSCVLSHVTTTLGLIEAGAPVDLVFQSIAGTEGANAGFGVNISLLREANEAGRSLGRGTVGDNVMYLETGQGSALSAGAHLGTGGKPVDQQTLEARAYAVARDLDPLLVNTVVGFIGPEYLYDGKQIIRAGLEDHFCGKLLGLPMGVDVCYTNHAEADQDDMDTLLTLLGAAGCAFVIAVPGADDVMLGYQSLSFHDALYARRVLGLRPAPEFETWLSGLGMLDHTGRILPVEPLSSPLRALAGAR